A genomic window from Glycine max cultivar Williams 82 chromosome 17, Glycine_max_v4.0, whole genome shotgun sequence includes:
- the LOC100783597 gene encoding U-box domain-containing protein 52, translating into MKSAPDYSSVYVISKGKIVGARPAIRPMINVVAPPKENVVRTHSHRRGSTNGRSERSTLLEMPRCSSAGQSTNQRSLFSPSSVESDSPSDSLGDLEAAMKMLRLKLKQTMDMYSSAQNKAKEINQWKEERISEEATKLPKEAALEPVEMEKVKAQAALEAAEEAIKMVEKEAQKRFQLEVKARREAQEKDRTLNRLINNDTRYRKYSIKDIEEATQKFSPSLKVGEGGYGPVFRGQLDHTPVAIKILNPEASHGRRQFQQEVEILCSIRHPNMVLLLGACPEYGCLVYEYLENGSLEDRLLMKNNSPPIPWWKRFEIAAEIATALLFLHQTKPEPIVHRDLKPSNILLDKNFVSKISDVGLARLVPPSVADSVTQYHLTAAAGTFCYIDPEYQQTGRLTKKSDIYSLGIMLLQIITAKPPMGLAHHVKRAIEKETFSEMLDIMISDVPLEEALAFAKLSLSCAELSKKDRPDLATVVVPELNRLRDFGLTFQKN; encoded by the exons ATGAAATCAGCACCAGATTATAGTTCAGTGTACGTAATTTCAAAAGGGAAGATAGTGGGAGCTCGACCAGCAATACGCCCAATGATAAACGTGGTTGCGCCACCAAAAGAAAATGTAGTAAG GACACATTCACATAGAAGAGGGAGCACCAATGGAAGATCAGAAAGATCAACTCTACTTGAAATGCCAAGGTGTTCTTCAGCTGGTCAGTCAACGAATCAGAGGTCACTATTTAGCCCCAGCTCGGTTGAAAGTGATTCTCCATCAGATTCCTTA GGAGATTTGGAAGCTGCGATGAAAATGTTGAGGCTCAAATTGAAGCAAACTATGGACATGTACAGCTCAGCCCAAAACAAG GCTAAGGAGATTAACCAATGGAAGGAGGAACGTATATCTGAGGAAGCTACTAAGTTGCCTAAAGAGGCAGCTCTAGAACCGGTAGAAATGGAGAAAGTTAAAGCTCAAGCTGCCTtggaagcagctgaggaagccATTAAGATGGTTGAAAAGGAAGCACAAAAAAGATTTCAGTTAGAGGTCAAGGCTAGGAGAGAGGCACAAGAGAAGGATAGAACATTAAATCGGTTGATCAACAACGATACTAGGTACAGAAAATACAGCATAAAGGATATTGAAGAGGCTACTCAAAAGTTCTCTCCATCATTGAAAGTAGGTGAAGGTGGATATGGACCTGTGTTTAGAGGCCAACTTGATCACACTCCGGTtgcaatcaaaattttaaacccTGAAGCTTCGCATGGAAGGAGGCAGTTCCAACAAGAG GTTGAGATATTATGCAGCATAAGGCATCCTAACATGGTCCTCCTCCTTGGTGCGTGTCCTGAGTACGGATGCTTAGTGTATGAGTACTTGGAGAATGGCAGCTTAGAAGATAGATTGTTGATGAAAAATAATAGCCCTCCAATTCCATGGTGGAAACGTTTTGAAATAGCTGCTGAAATTGCAACTGCACTCCTTTTCCTTCACCAAACAAAGCCAGAGCCAATTGTGCACCGGGACCTTAAACCCTCCAACATTCTGTTGGACAAGAACTTTGTGAGCAAAATAAGTGATGTAGGCCTTGCAAGATTAGTTCCACCTTCTGTGGCTGATTCTGTCACACAATATCACTTGACTGCAGCTGCTGGAACCTTTTGTTACATTGATCCTGAGTACCAACAAACAGGAAGGTTAACAAAAAAATCAGACATTTATTCCTTGGGGATAATGCTACTACAAATCATCACAGCCAAGCCTCCAATGGGGCTTGCACACCACGTTAAGAGGGCAATTGAGAAGGAAACATTCTCAGAAATGCTTGATATTATGATCAGTGATGTGCCACTGGAAGAGGCTCTAGCATTTGCCAAACTCTCATTGAGTTGTGCAGAGCTCAGCAAAAAGGACAGGCCTGATCTTGCAACAGTTGTGGTGCCGGAGCTTAACCGTTTAAGGGACTTTGGATTGACATTTCAGAAAAATTAG